Proteins encoded in a region of the Diospyros lotus cultivar Yz01 chromosome 9, ASM1463336v1, whole genome shotgun sequence genome:
- the LOC127810596 gene encoding protein STIG1-like, whose product MESSRVLFVLLAVAVMATAITTAAPDFHYVHKTSRFLDETPTRRPPPMTCDKDHKVCAAGTLCCGKRCVNLMADKFNCGKCGKSCGYPDICCKGVCVNPNVNNKHCGRCNNECEKGSSCAYGMCSYG is encoded by the coding sequence ATGGAGTCATCCAGGGTTTTGTTCGTCCTGCTAGCAGTGGCGGTGATGGCCACAGCCATTACTACTGCAGCCCCAGACTTCCATTATGTCCACAAAACCAGCCGGTTTCTCGACGAAACCCCAACGCGCAGGCCTCCTCCCATGACATGTGACAAGGACCATAAGGTTTGTGCCGCCGGTACTCTCTGTTGCGGCAAACGGTGTGTGAACCTGATGGCGGATAAGTTCAACTGTGGGAAGTGTGGAAAGAGTTGTGGGTACCCGGACATATGCTGCAAAGGAGTGTGCGTGAACCCAAATGTGAACAACAAGCACTGTGGCCGCTGCAACAACGAGTGTGAGAAGGGAAGCTCCTGTGCTTATGGGATGTGCAGCTATGGTTAA